From a region of the Nyctibius grandis isolate bNycGra1 chromosome 10, bNycGra1.pri, whole genome shotgun sequence genome:
- the CRBN gene encoding protein cereblon isoform X3: MPNLPQRKAESEEEDDNEMEVEDQDSKDAEKPNIINFDTSLPTSHVYLGSDMEEFHGRTVHDDDSCQVIPVLPHVMVMLIPGQTLPLQLFRPQEVSMVRNLIQKDRTFAVLAYSNAREREAHFGTTAEIYAYREEQEYGIETVKVKAIGRQRFKVLELRTQSDGIQQAKVQILPERVLPSTMSAVQLQSLSRCHIFPSSKPTAWQDRAIHQWWQKYQKRKFHCASLTSWPPWLYSLYDAETLMERVKRQLHEWDENLKDESLPTNPIDFSYRVAACLPIDDALRIQLLKIGSAVQRLRCELDIMNKCTSLCCKQCQDTEITTKNEIFSLSLCGPMAAYVNPHGYIHETLTVYKACNLNLSGRPSTEHSWFPGYAWTVAQCRICGNHMGWKFTATKKDMSPQKFWGLTRSALLPRIPEVEDDSGHDRSPLLCL, from the exons ATGCCTAACCTGCCACAAAGGAAAG CAGAGAGCGAGGAAGAGGATGACAATGAAATGGAAGTTGAAGATCAAGATAGTAAAGATGCTGAAAAGCCAAACATCATTAATTTTGATACCAGTTTGCCAACATCACATGTG tatttAGGTTCTGATATGGAAGAGTTTCATGGAAGAACAGTGCATGATGATGACAGCTGTCAGGTGATCCCAGTGTTGCCCCACGTGATGGTGATGTTGATCCCTGGACAGACATTACCTCTGCAGCTTTTTCGCCCCCAAGAGGTTAGCATGGTGCGGAATTTAATTCAGAAAGACAGAACGTTTGCTGTTCTTGCATACAG TAACGCACGTGAAAGGGAAGCACATTTTGGAACAACAGCAGAAATATATGCCtacagagaggagcaggaatATGGAATTGAAACAGTCAAAGTGAAAGCAATAGGAAGACAGAGGTTCAAGGTGCTTGAATTAAGAACCCAGTCAGATGG aaTCCAGCAGGCTAAAGTACAAATCCTTCCTGAGCGAGTGCTGCCTTCAACAATGTCAGCAGTACAGCTGCAGTCTCTCAGCCGATGCCATATATTTCCTTCTTCGAAACCTACAGCGTGGCAGGACCGAGCTATACATCAATGGTGGCAGAAATATCAAAAG AGGAAGTTCCACTGTGCCAGTTTGACATCTTGGCCTCCCTGGCTCTACTCTCTATATGATGCT GAAACCTTGATGGAAAGAGTCAAGAGGCAGCTACACGAATGGGATGAAAATCTTAAAGATGAATCTCTTCCAACAAACCCAATAG ATTTTTCTTACAGAGTTGCTGCTTGCCTGCCAATTGATGATGCGTTACGTATACAGTTGCTTAAAATAGGTAGTGCTGTTCAGCGACTCCGATGTGAATTAGATATTATGAACAAa tgTACATCTCTTTGTTGTAAGCAATGCCAAGACACAGAAATAACTACCAAGAATGAAATATTCAG TTTATCCTTGTGTGGCCCCATGGCAGCATACGTGAATCCTCACGGGTACATCCATGAAACCCTCACTGTATATAAAGCCTGCAACTTGAATCTCAGTGGGCGGCCATCGACGGAGCACAGCTGGTTTCCTGG GTACGCCTGGACTGTAGCCCAGTGCAGAATCTGTGGGAACCATATGGGATGGAAGTTCACAGCTACAAAAAAGGATATGTCACCTCAGAAATTCTGGGGGTTGACACGGTCTGCTCTCCTGCCTCGGATTCCAGAAGTGGAGGACGACTCGGGCCACGATAGATCACCGTTACTCTGCCTGTAG
- the CRBN gene encoding protein cereblon isoform X2, whose translation MAAEEGGGEPRNNMGNHLQLVPESEEEDDNEMEVEDQDSKDAEKPNIINFDTSLPTSHVYLGSDMEEFHGRTVHDDDSCQVIPVLPHVMVMLIPGQTLPLQLFRPQEVSMVRNLIQKDRTFAVLAYSNAREREAHFGTTAEIYAYREEQEYGIETVKVKAIGRQRFKVLELRTQSDGIQQAKVQILPERVLPSTMSAVQLQSLSRCHIFPSSKPTAWQDRAIHQWWQKYQKRKFHCASLTSWPPWLYSLYDAETLMERVKRQLHEWDENLKDESLPTNPIDFSYRVAACLPIDDALRIQLLKIGSAVQRLRCELDIMNKCTSLCCKQCQDTEITTKNEIFSLSLCGPMAAYVNPHGYIHETLTVYKACNLNLSGRPSTEHSWFPGYAWTVAQCRICGNHMGWKFTATKKDMSPQKFWGLTRSALLPRIPEVEDDSGHDRSPLLCL comes from the exons ATGGCCGCCGAGGAGGGAGGCGGCGAGCCCCGCAACAACATGGGGAACCACCTCCAGCTGGTGCCCG AGAGCGAGGAAGAGGATGACAATGAAATGGAAGTTGAAGATCAAGATAGTAAAGATGCTGAAAAGCCAAACATCATTAATTTTGATACCAGTTTGCCAACATCACATGTG tatttAGGTTCTGATATGGAAGAGTTTCATGGAAGAACAGTGCATGATGATGACAGCTGTCAGGTGATCCCAGTGTTGCCCCACGTGATGGTGATGTTGATCCCTGGACAGACATTACCTCTGCAGCTTTTTCGCCCCCAAGAGGTTAGCATGGTGCGGAATTTAATTCAGAAAGACAGAACGTTTGCTGTTCTTGCATACAG TAACGCACGTGAAAGGGAAGCACATTTTGGAACAACAGCAGAAATATATGCCtacagagaggagcaggaatATGGAATTGAAACAGTCAAAGTGAAAGCAATAGGAAGACAGAGGTTCAAGGTGCTTGAATTAAGAACCCAGTCAGATGG aaTCCAGCAGGCTAAAGTACAAATCCTTCCTGAGCGAGTGCTGCCTTCAACAATGTCAGCAGTACAGCTGCAGTCTCTCAGCCGATGCCATATATTTCCTTCTTCGAAACCTACAGCGTGGCAGGACCGAGCTATACATCAATGGTGGCAGAAATATCAAAAG AGGAAGTTCCACTGTGCCAGTTTGACATCTTGGCCTCCCTGGCTCTACTCTCTATATGATGCT GAAACCTTGATGGAAAGAGTCAAGAGGCAGCTACACGAATGGGATGAAAATCTTAAAGATGAATCTCTTCCAACAAACCCAATAG ATTTTTCTTACAGAGTTGCTGCTTGCCTGCCAATTGATGATGCGTTACGTATACAGTTGCTTAAAATAGGTAGTGCTGTTCAGCGACTCCGATGTGAATTAGATATTATGAACAAa tgTACATCTCTTTGTTGTAAGCAATGCCAAGACACAGAAATAACTACCAAGAATGAAATATTCAG TTTATCCTTGTGTGGCCCCATGGCAGCATACGTGAATCCTCACGGGTACATCCATGAAACCCTCACTGTATATAAAGCCTGCAACTTGAATCTCAGTGGGCGGCCATCGACGGAGCACAGCTGGTTTCCTGG GTACGCCTGGACTGTAGCCCAGTGCAGAATCTGTGGGAACCATATGGGATGGAAGTTCACAGCTACAAAAAAGGATATGTCACCTCAGAAATTCTGGGGGTTGACACGGTCTGCTCTCCTGCCTCGGATTCCAGAAGTGGAGGACGACTCGGGCCACGATAGATCACCGTTACTCTGCCTGTAG
- the CRBN gene encoding protein cereblon isoform X4, with protein MAAEEGGGEPRNNMGNHLQLVPAESEEEDDNEMEVEDQDSKDAEKPNIINFDTSLPTSHVYLGSDMEEFHGRTVHDDDSCQVIPVLPHVMVMLIPGQTLPLQLFRPQEVSMVRNLIQKDRTFAVLAYRIQQAKVQILPERVLPSTMSAVQLQSLSRCHIFPSSKPTAWQDRAIHQWWQKYQKRKFHCASLTSWPPWLYSLYDAETLMERVKRQLHEWDENLKDESLPTNPIDFSYRVAACLPIDDALRIQLLKIGSAVQRLRCELDIMNKCTSLCCKQCQDTEITTKNEIFSLSLCGPMAAYVNPHGYIHETLTVYKACNLNLSGRPSTEHSWFPGYAWTVAQCRICGNHMGWKFTATKKDMSPQKFWGLTRSALLPRIPEVEDDSGHDRSPLLCL; from the exons ATGGCCGCCGAGGAGGGAGGCGGCGAGCCCCGCAACAACATGGGGAACCACCTCCAGCTGGTGCCCG CAGAGAGCGAGGAAGAGGATGACAATGAAATGGAAGTTGAAGATCAAGATAGTAAAGATGCTGAAAAGCCAAACATCATTAATTTTGATACCAGTTTGCCAACATCACATGTG tatttAGGTTCTGATATGGAAGAGTTTCATGGAAGAACAGTGCATGATGATGACAGCTGTCAGGTGATCCCAGTGTTGCCCCACGTGATGGTGATGTTGATCCCTGGACAGACATTACCTCTGCAGCTTTTTCGCCCCCAAGAGGTTAGCATGGTGCGGAATTTAATTCAGAAAGACAGAACGTTTGCTGTTCTTGCATACAG aaTCCAGCAGGCTAAAGTACAAATCCTTCCTGAGCGAGTGCTGCCTTCAACAATGTCAGCAGTACAGCTGCAGTCTCTCAGCCGATGCCATATATTTCCTTCTTCGAAACCTACAGCGTGGCAGGACCGAGCTATACATCAATGGTGGCAGAAATATCAAAAG AGGAAGTTCCACTGTGCCAGTTTGACATCTTGGCCTCCCTGGCTCTACTCTCTATATGATGCT GAAACCTTGATGGAAAGAGTCAAGAGGCAGCTACACGAATGGGATGAAAATCTTAAAGATGAATCTCTTCCAACAAACCCAATAG ATTTTTCTTACAGAGTTGCTGCTTGCCTGCCAATTGATGATGCGTTACGTATACAGTTGCTTAAAATAGGTAGTGCTGTTCAGCGACTCCGATGTGAATTAGATATTATGAACAAa tgTACATCTCTTTGTTGTAAGCAATGCCAAGACACAGAAATAACTACCAAGAATGAAATATTCAG TTTATCCTTGTGTGGCCCCATGGCAGCATACGTGAATCCTCACGGGTACATCCATGAAACCCTCACTGTATATAAAGCCTGCAACTTGAATCTCAGTGGGCGGCCATCGACGGAGCACAGCTGGTTTCCTGG GTACGCCTGGACTGTAGCCCAGTGCAGAATCTGTGGGAACCATATGGGATGGAAGTTCACAGCTACAAAAAAGGATATGTCACCTCAGAAATTCTGGGGGTTGACACGGTCTGCTCTCCTGCCTCGGATTCCAGAAGTGGAGGACGACTCGGGCCACGATAGATCACCGTTACTCTGCCTGTAG
- the TRNT1 gene encoding CCA tRNA nucleotidyltransferase 1, mitochondrial: MRVGVLLVHCRAGLRLLPPLRLRHRGAGAMKLQSPQFQALFTPGLRSVAELFEKKNYELRIAGGAVRDLLSGMTPQDVDFATTATPAEMKEMFTSAGVRLINNKGEKHGTITARLHEQNFEITTLRIDVVTDGRHAEVEFTTDWEKDAERRDLTVNSMFLGLDGMLYDFFNGYEDLKNKKIRFVGKASERIQEDYLRILRYFRFYGRIAEKPDDHEPSTLQAIKENAKGLAGISGERIWVELKKILLGNHVNHLVRLMYELDIAQYIGLPLDGSLEEFDRVTKNIQNLCPKPMTVLTSLFRVKDDVTNLDLRLKISKEEKNLGLFLVKHRQELTKATGPEPLRPYQDFIMDSREANTNSRICELLKYQGEEHLLREMQQWTVPSFPVSGHDLRKMGVSSGKEIGAALQQLRDEWKKSGYHMDKEELLSCLKKL, encoded by the exons ATGCGGGTTGGAGTGTTGCTTGTGCACTGCAGGGCCGGGTTGCGGCTGTTGCCGCCGCTCCGGCTGCGGCACCGAGGGGCGGGCGCCATGAAGCTGCAGTCGCCTCAGTTCCAAGCGCTCTTCACGCCGGGGTTACGCAGTGTGGCGG agCTGTTTGAGAAGAAGAACTATGAGCTGAGAATAGCAGGAGGTGCTGTCAGGGATTTGCTAAGTGGAATGACACCACAAGACGTAGATTTTGCCACTACAGCTACGCCAGCAGAGATGAAGGAAATGTTCACATCTGCTGGTGTTCGTCTGATCaataacaaaggagaaaaacatggAACCATTACTGCCAGG CTCCATGAACAGAATTTTGAAATTACTACTCTTAGAATAGATGTTGTCACCGATGGACGACATGCAGAGGTTGAATTCACCACTGACTGGGAAAAGGATGCTGAGAGGAGGGATCTGACTGTCAATTCCATGTTTTTAG GTTTGGATGGGATGctctatgatttttttaatggatatgaagacttgaaaaacaagaaaattagaTTTGTAGGAAAGGCAAGTGAGCGAATACAAGAAGATTATTTACGAATCCTAAGATATTTCAG GTTTTATGGAAGAATCGCAGAAAAACCTGATGATCATGAACCTAGTACACTGCaagcaattaaagaaaatgcCAAAGGTTTGGCTGGAATATCAGGAGAAAGGATTTGGgtggaactgaaaaaaattcttcttggAAACCATGTAAATCATTTGGTTCGACTTATGTATGAGCTGGATATTGCCCAATACATAG GACTGCCACTTGATGGAAGCTTAGAGGAATTTGACAGAGTCactaaaaacattcaaaatctgTGTCCCAAACCAATGACTGTTCTGACATCATTGTTCAGGGTGAAGGATGATGTCACAAACCTTGATCTGAGGCTGAAAATCtcgaaagaagaaaaaaaccttggCCTTTTTTTAGTGAAGCACCGGCAAGAGTTAACCAAAGCTACGGGTCCAGAACCACTTAGGCCATACCAGGACTTCATAATGGAT tctagGGAAGCTAATACAAATTCCAGGATCTGTGAGCTTCTAAAATACCAAGGAGAAGAACATCTTTTAAGAGAAATGCAGCAATGGActgttccttcttttcctgttaGTGGCCatgatttaagaaaaatggGGGTGtcttctggaaaagaaattggAGCAGCGTTGCAGCAGTTAAGGGATGAATGGAAGAAGAGTGGGTACCACATGGATAAAGAAGAACTGTTAAGTTGCCTGAAGAAGTTGTAG
- the CRBN gene encoding protein cereblon isoform X1, translated as MAAEEGGGEPRNNMGNHLQLVPAESEEEDDNEMEVEDQDSKDAEKPNIINFDTSLPTSHVYLGSDMEEFHGRTVHDDDSCQVIPVLPHVMVMLIPGQTLPLQLFRPQEVSMVRNLIQKDRTFAVLAYSNAREREAHFGTTAEIYAYREEQEYGIETVKVKAIGRQRFKVLELRTQSDGIQQAKVQILPERVLPSTMSAVQLQSLSRCHIFPSSKPTAWQDRAIHQWWQKYQKRKFHCASLTSWPPWLYSLYDAETLMERVKRQLHEWDENLKDESLPTNPIDFSYRVAACLPIDDALRIQLLKIGSAVQRLRCELDIMNKCTSLCCKQCQDTEITTKNEIFSLSLCGPMAAYVNPHGYIHETLTVYKACNLNLSGRPSTEHSWFPGYAWTVAQCRICGNHMGWKFTATKKDMSPQKFWGLTRSALLPRIPEVEDDSGHDRSPLLCL; from the exons ATGGCCGCCGAGGAGGGAGGCGGCGAGCCCCGCAACAACATGGGGAACCACCTCCAGCTGGTGCCCG CAGAGAGCGAGGAAGAGGATGACAATGAAATGGAAGTTGAAGATCAAGATAGTAAAGATGCTGAAAAGCCAAACATCATTAATTTTGATACCAGTTTGCCAACATCACATGTG tatttAGGTTCTGATATGGAAGAGTTTCATGGAAGAACAGTGCATGATGATGACAGCTGTCAGGTGATCCCAGTGTTGCCCCACGTGATGGTGATGTTGATCCCTGGACAGACATTACCTCTGCAGCTTTTTCGCCCCCAAGAGGTTAGCATGGTGCGGAATTTAATTCAGAAAGACAGAACGTTTGCTGTTCTTGCATACAG TAACGCACGTGAAAGGGAAGCACATTTTGGAACAACAGCAGAAATATATGCCtacagagaggagcaggaatATGGAATTGAAACAGTCAAAGTGAAAGCAATAGGAAGACAGAGGTTCAAGGTGCTTGAATTAAGAACCCAGTCAGATGG aaTCCAGCAGGCTAAAGTACAAATCCTTCCTGAGCGAGTGCTGCCTTCAACAATGTCAGCAGTACAGCTGCAGTCTCTCAGCCGATGCCATATATTTCCTTCTTCGAAACCTACAGCGTGGCAGGACCGAGCTATACATCAATGGTGGCAGAAATATCAAAAG AGGAAGTTCCACTGTGCCAGTTTGACATCTTGGCCTCCCTGGCTCTACTCTCTATATGATGCT GAAACCTTGATGGAAAGAGTCAAGAGGCAGCTACACGAATGGGATGAAAATCTTAAAGATGAATCTCTTCCAACAAACCCAATAG ATTTTTCTTACAGAGTTGCTGCTTGCCTGCCAATTGATGATGCGTTACGTATACAGTTGCTTAAAATAGGTAGTGCTGTTCAGCGACTCCGATGTGAATTAGATATTATGAACAAa tgTACATCTCTTTGTTGTAAGCAATGCCAAGACACAGAAATAACTACCAAGAATGAAATATTCAG TTTATCCTTGTGTGGCCCCATGGCAGCATACGTGAATCCTCACGGGTACATCCATGAAACCCTCACTGTATATAAAGCCTGCAACTTGAATCTCAGTGGGCGGCCATCGACGGAGCACAGCTGGTTTCCTGG GTACGCCTGGACTGTAGCCCAGTGCAGAATCTGTGGGAACCATATGGGATGGAAGTTCACAGCTACAAAAAAGGATATGTCACCTCAGAAATTCTGGGGGTTGACACGGTCTGCTCTCCTGCCTCGGATTCCAGAAGTGGAGGACGACTCGGGCCACGATAGATCACCGTTACTCTGCCTGTAG